One window of the Anaeromyxobacter dehalogenans 2CP-C genome contains the following:
- a CDS encoding POT family MFS transporter gives MAECPGMPETATSRFPPSIKFLAWNEAAERFSYYGMASILVLHMVRNLGFAENEAVTAYQVFTGAVYLMPIFGALLADRYWGRYNTILWLSLGYVAGHAVLAVWESAWGLLVGLSLISLGAGGLKPCASAFAGDQIPAEDKGLLARLYDLYYWMINLGSTVSTLVIPLLLDHVSARVAFGVPGVAMAVALLVFWVGRGRYVHVPPARHAPPAAAGPGGSAAGAVLRILAVFAPVTVFWALFFQYGSSWTLQAERMDRHLFGFQIAAGNVQTLDAAMVLTFIPVFAVWVFPALERRGVRVTALRKMAVGMFVTVLSFVAAGAVESALQGGATLHVAWQIPQYVFLVIGEVLVSVTALEFAFSQAPKHLRSVVMGLWYVTISAGSLLTALVAWLNRFQGVAYYAFFAAMMLVAAFVFAAVARWYRPVEAAPSAEAAA, from the coding sequence ATGGCAGAGTGCCCCGGCATGCCCGAGACCGCGACGTCCCGCTTCCCGCCCTCCATCAAGTTCCTCGCCTGGAACGAGGCCGCCGAGCGGTTCTCGTACTACGGGATGGCGTCGATCCTGGTGCTGCACATGGTGCGGAACCTGGGCTTCGCCGAGAACGAGGCGGTCACCGCGTACCAGGTGTTCACGGGCGCCGTGTACCTCATGCCCATCTTCGGCGCGCTGCTCGCCGACCGCTACTGGGGCCGGTACAACACCATCCTGTGGCTGTCGCTCGGGTACGTCGCCGGGCACGCGGTGCTGGCGGTCTGGGAGAGCGCCTGGGGGCTGCTGGTCGGCCTCTCGCTCATCTCCCTCGGCGCGGGCGGCCTGAAGCCCTGCGCCTCCGCGTTCGCGGGCGACCAGATCCCCGCCGAGGACAAGGGGCTGCTCGCGCGGCTCTACGACCTCTACTACTGGATGATCAACCTCGGCTCGACCGTCTCGACGCTCGTCATCCCGCTGCTGCTCGACCACGTGAGCGCGCGCGTCGCGTTCGGCGTCCCGGGCGTCGCGATGGCGGTGGCGCTGCTGGTGTTCTGGGTGGGGCGCGGCCGCTACGTGCACGTGCCGCCCGCGCGCCACGCCCCGCCGGCGGCCGCCGGCCCGGGCGGCTCGGCCGCCGGCGCGGTGCTGCGCATCCTGGCGGTGTTCGCGCCGGTGACGGTGTTCTGGGCGCTGTTCTTCCAGTACGGCTCCTCCTGGACGCTGCAGGCCGAGCGGATGGACCGGCACCTGTTCGGCTTCCAGATCGCCGCCGGCAACGTCCAGACGCTCGACGCCGCCATGGTGCTCACGTTCATCCCGGTGTTCGCGGTCTGGGTGTTCCCGGCGCTGGAGCGGCGCGGGGTGAGGGTGACCGCGCTGCGCAAGATGGCGGTGGGGATGTTCGTGACGGTGCTGTCGTTCGTCGCGGCGGGCGCGGTGGAGTCCGCGCTGCAGGGCGGGGCGACGCTGCACGTCGCCTGGCAGATCCCGCAGTACGTGTTCCTGGTGATCGGCGAGGTGCTGGTGTCCGTCACCGCGCTCGAGTTCGCGTTCTCGCAGGCGCCGAAGCACCTGCGCAGCGTGGTGATGGGGCTCTGGTACGTGACCATCTCGGCCGGCTCGCTGCTCACCGCGCTGGTGGCGTGGCTGAACCGGTTCCAGGGCGTCGCGTACTACGCGTTCTTCGCGGCGATGATGCTCGTCGCCGCGTTCGTGTTCGCCGCGGTGGCGCGCTGGTACCGGCCGGTGGAGGCGGCGCCCTCGGCGGAGGCCGCGGCGTAG
- a CDS encoding POT family MFS transporter, translating into MSASAPERYPPQVKYIVGNEACERFSFYGTSSILTVYMLQHLLYEAQDAKAYYHYFVMATYLTPLVGGWIADRYLGRYRTILWISLFYVLGHGVLAAWETRTGFFVGLCLIAAGAGGIKPCVSAFVGDQFRPEQHGLLQRVYGWFYWSINLGSASAKLLIPLLLLTVGPSVAFALPGVLMAVALVVFWLGRKHYAFAPPSGPNPHGLFRVVGFALSRLGTGKPGQHWLDAARERHPQEAVDGAKAVFRIMGVYAAVTLFWALYDQKGSSWVLQAKDMDLHLGTLTLSPAQLQALNPFMVMALIPLFNWVIFPALERRGIARTPLSRMTGGMFLTVLSFAAAAVVQTLIDAGHAPHALWQLPQYLLLTTGEVLVSVTGLEFSYTQAPRSMRSTIMSLWFLTIALGNLLTALVTELVPLSGAAYFWAFAALMLAAAFAFQAIARRYRPVALPSAAVAE; encoded by the coding sequence ATGTCCGCGTCCGCGCCCGAGCGCTACCCGCCCCAGGTCAAGTACATCGTCGGCAACGAGGCCTGCGAGCGCTTCTCGTTCTACGGGACGAGCTCGATCCTCACCGTCTACATGCTGCAGCACCTGCTGTACGAGGCGCAGGACGCGAAGGCCTACTACCACTACTTCGTGATGGCGACCTACCTCACGCCGCTGGTGGGCGGGTGGATCGCCGACCGGTACCTGGGGCGGTACCGGACCATCCTCTGGATCTCGCTCTTCTACGTGCTCGGCCACGGCGTGCTCGCCGCCTGGGAGACGCGCACCGGCTTCTTCGTGGGGCTCTGCCTCATCGCCGCCGGCGCCGGCGGCATCAAGCCGTGCGTGTCGGCGTTCGTGGGCGACCAGTTCCGGCCCGAGCAGCACGGCCTGCTCCAGCGCGTGTACGGCTGGTTCTACTGGTCCATCAACCTCGGCTCGGCGAGCGCGAAGCTCCTCATCCCGCTCCTGCTCCTCACCGTCGGCCCGTCGGTGGCGTTCGCGCTGCCAGGCGTCCTCATGGCCGTGGCGCTGGTGGTGTTCTGGCTCGGCCGCAAGCACTACGCGTTCGCGCCGCCCTCCGGGCCGAACCCGCACGGCCTGTTCCGCGTGGTCGGCTTCGCGCTCTCGCGCCTCGGCACCGGCAAGCCCGGCCAGCACTGGCTCGACGCCGCGCGCGAGCGCCATCCGCAGGAGGCGGTGGACGGGGCGAAGGCGGTGTTCCGCATCATGGGCGTGTACGCGGCGGTGACGCTGTTCTGGGCGCTCTACGACCAGAAGGGCTCGAGCTGGGTGCTCCAGGCGAAGGACATGGACCTGCACCTCGGCACGCTCACGCTCTCGCCGGCGCAGCTGCAGGCGCTGAACCCGTTCATGGTGATGGCGCTCATCCCGCTGTTCAACTGGGTGATCTTCCCGGCGCTGGAGCGGCGCGGGATCGCGCGCACGCCGCTCTCGCGCATGACCGGCGGCATGTTCCTCACCGTGCTGTCGTTCGCGGCCGCGGCGGTGGTGCAGACGCTCATCGACGCCGGCCACGCGCCGCACGCGCTCTGGCAGCTCCCGCAGTACCTGCTGCTCACCACCGGCGAGGTGCTGGTCTCGGTGACCGGGCTCGAGTTCAGCTACACGCAGGCGCCGCGCTCCATGCGCAGCACCATCATGTCGCTCTGGTTCCTCACCATCGCGCTCGGGAACCTGCTCACCGCGCTCGTCACCGAGCTCGTGCCGCTCTCCGGCGCCGCGTACTTCTGGGCGTTCGCCGCGCTCATGCTGGCGGCCGCGTTCGCGTTCCAGGCCATCGCCCGGCGCTACCGCCCGGTGGCGCTGCCGTCCGCGGCGGTGGCCGAGTAG
- a CDS encoding DUF423 domain-containing protein, whose protein sequence is MDRLFLALGAISAAVAVAAGAFGAHALKARLAPDLLAVFQTGAQYQMYHALALLAAGWAYARTPGGAAATAGWAFVAGTVLFSGSLYALALSGVRALGAVTPFGGVAFIAGWIALAVSALRGGR, encoded by the coding sequence ATGGACAGGCTCTTCCTCGCGCTCGGCGCGATCTCGGCGGCGGTGGCGGTGGCGGCGGGCGCGTTCGGCGCGCACGCGCTGAAGGCGCGGCTGGCGCCGGATCTCCTGGCCGTCTTCCAGACCGGCGCGCAGTACCAGATGTACCACGCGCTCGCCCTGCTGGCGGCCGGCTGGGCGTACGCGCGGACGCCCGGCGGCGCGGCCGCGACCGCGGGCTGGGCGTTCGTCGCCGGGACGGTGCTGTTCTCGGGCAGCCTGTACGCGCTCGCGCTGAGCGGCGTCCGCGCGCTCGGTGCGGTCACGCCGTTCGGCGGCGTCGCGTTCATCGCCGGCTGGATCGCGCTGGCGGTGTCCGCGCTGCGCGGCGGGCGGTGA
- a CDS encoding DUF4442 domain-containing protein, producing MLLKETALVRLLSLKIPVLLFLGPRVLELDEQGCAVKIPLRWQSRNHLGSMYFGALCAGADIAGGLVAARLIYTKHKGVTLIFADLKADFLKRADGDVVFRSRDGARVTEAVREADRTGERVTVPVEVVATVPDKYGDEPVARFTLGLSLKRRGGVKAEERVKVAAG from the coding sequence ATGCTGCTGAAGGAGACCGCGCTGGTCCGCCTGCTGTCGCTGAAGATCCCCGTGCTGCTGTTCCTGGGCCCGCGGGTGCTGGAGCTCGACGAGCAGGGCTGCGCGGTGAAGATCCCGCTGCGCTGGCAGTCGCGGAACCACCTCGGCTCGATGTACTTCGGCGCGCTCTGCGCCGGCGCCGACATCGCCGGCGGGCTGGTCGCCGCGCGGCTCATCTACACGAAGCACAAGGGCGTGACCCTCATCTTCGCCGACCTGAAGGCCGACTTCCTGAAGCGCGCCGACGGCGACGTGGTGTTCCGCTCGAGGGACGGGGCGCGCGTGACGGAGGCCGTGCGCGAGGCGGACCGGACGGGCGAGCGGGTCACGGTGCCGGTGGAGGTGGTGGCGACCGTGCCGGACAAGTACGGGGACGAGCCGGTGGCGCGCTTCACGCTGGGGCTGTCGCTGAAGCGGCGCGGGGGCGTGAAGGCGGAGGAGCGGGTGAAGGTGGCGGCGGGGTAA
- a CDS encoding carboxypeptidase regulatory-like domain-containing protein, producing MRARSIAVVVAVFAAAALTTVFVVSQLPHAGRSSPVAGTLGAAVATSSPPAPPAAASDGFLDVRVTVGGAPQAGAEVRAYLRARGADGAPAWLAAGTATAGTDGVARLAARPGAYLVAARAPGLAPGRAEVIRPSGEEVTHAEVALAPAAALSGRVTGPDGRPAPARMELVPLASPFPDAAPDAPAEELTWVETGRRGAFEVGGLAPGLYAVRADAAGFHALLVPRVAVPRAGPLELRLDALALLDGVVTGADGRPAAGAVVRAASADHAAEITVREDGRFQLPVPAGEYRVLAARGGEAGALAERVTAGPGTARRGLGLRLGPAAALEGQVVRASDGAPLAGAEVVLRPHQASAALARATADAGGRFRVEGLAPGPWDVLASAPGATPRRAEAVTLEPGRAFPLRLALDGLGAVEGVVADPAGRPLARVRVRVTSRGDGLAALAPLEARTDFEGRFRLDGVEVGRAELAAVQDGAALGASRAVRVQEGRAARADFFLAPPGALAGRASAEGKPPPLGTAVLAATLQGTPQVARALADASGNFQLMLPAGDYRVLAAPADAAGTEVRAAPAFARVEPGRTTRLELRAAAAAEEEGPEVRVLEPGGAPSPGAEVTLARPGDGRVAMAARAGEDGRVRLGRDMGLAGREVEVRAHNGGRTGAFTGRLPATGAVTVTLSPGAALEGVVRGAGAPVKGFALEVASQPGPEGWRTLEVHRFAGDRFELGDLPAGPLRVAVRAADGRRGEAEVRLAAGEVRRLEVAVSAAVPARAPGGR from the coding sequence ATGCGCGCCCGCTCCATCGCCGTCGTCGTCGCGGTCTTCGCCGCCGCGGCGCTCACCACCGTGTTCGTGGTCTCCCAGCTCCCGCACGCGGGCCGCTCGAGCCCGGTCGCCGGGACGCTCGGGGCCGCGGTCGCGACCTCGAGCCCGCCCGCGCCGCCCGCCGCCGCCTCCGACGGCTTCCTCGACGTGCGGGTGACGGTGGGCGGCGCGCCGCAAGCGGGCGCGGAGGTCCGGGCCTACCTGCGCGCGCGCGGCGCGGACGGCGCCCCGGCCTGGCTCGCGGCCGGGACCGCCACCGCGGGGACGGACGGCGTGGCGCGCCTCGCGGCCCGACCCGGCGCGTACCTGGTGGCGGCCCGCGCCCCGGGGCTCGCGCCCGGGCGCGCCGAGGTGATCCGGCCGAGCGGCGAGGAGGTCACGCACGCGGAGGTGGCGCTCGCGCCGGCCGCCGCGCTCTCGGGCCGCGTGACCGGGCCGGACGGCCGGCCCGCGCCGGCGCGCATGGAGCTCGTGCCGCTCGCCTCGCCGTTCCCCGACGCGGCGCCGGACGCGCCGGCGGAGGAGCTGACCTGGGTCGAGACCGGGCGGCGCGGCGCGTTCGAGGTGGGCGGGCTCGCGCCGGGGCTGTACGCGGTCCGCGCCGACGCCGCCGGGTTCCACGCGCTGCTCGTGCCGCGCGTGGCCGTGCCGCGCGCCGGGCCGCTCGAGCTGCGGCTCGATGCGCTCGCGCTGCTCGACGGCGTCGTGACCGGCGCCGACGGGCGGCCCGCGGCGGGCGCCGTGGTGCGCGCCGCCTCGGCGGACCACGCCGCCGAGATCACGGTGCGTGAAGACGGCCGCTTCCAGCTCCCGGTCCCCGCCGGCGAGTACCGGGTGCTCGCCGCGCGCGGCGGCGAGGCCGGGGCGCTCGCCGAGCGCGTGACGGCCGGGCCGGGGACGGCGCGGCGCGGGCTCGGGCTGCGGCTCGGGCCGGCGGCGGCGCTGGAGGGCCAGGTGGTGCGCGCCTCCGACGGCGCGCCGCTCGCCGGGGCCGAGGTGGTGCTGCGGCCGCACCAGGCCTCGGCCGCGCTGGCGCGCGCCACCGCCGACGCGGGCGGGCGCTTCCGGGTGGAGGGGCTCGCGCCCGGCCCCTGGGACGTGCTCGCCTCCGCGCCCGGCGCGACGCCGCGGCGGGCCGAGGCGGTGACGCTCGAGCCGGGCCGGGCCTTCCCGCTGCGGCTCGCGCTGGACGGGCTCGGCGCGGTCGAGGGCGTGGTGGCGGATCCGGCCGGGCGGCCGCTCGCGCGCGTGCGCGTGCGCGTCACCTCGCGCGGCGACGGCCTCGCCGCGCTCGCGCCGCTGGAGGCGCGCACCGACTTCGAGGGGCGCTTCCGGCTGGACGGCGTGGAGGTGGGGCGCGCCGAGCTGGCCGCGGTGCAGGACGGGGCCGCGCTCGGCGCCTCGCGCGCGGTGCGCGTGCAGGAGGGCCGGGCCGCGCGGGCCGACTTCTTCCTCGCCCCGCCGGGCGCGCTCGCCGGCCGCGCCTCCGCGGAGGGGAAGCCGCCGCCGCTCGGGACCGCGGTCCTCGCCGCCACGCTCCAGGGGACGCCGCAGGTGGCGCGCGCCCTCGCCGACGCGAGCGGCAACTTCCAGCTCATGCTGCCCGCCGGCGACTACCGCGTCCTCGCGGCGCCGGCGGACGCCGCCGGCACCGAGGTCCGGGCGGCGCCGGCGTTCGCGCGCGTGGAGCCGGGCCGCACCACGCGGCTCGAGCTGCGGGCGGCGGCGGCCGCCGAGGAGGAGGGGCCGGAGGTGCGCGTGCTCGAGCCGGGCGGCGCGCCCTCCCCCGGCGCCGAGGTGACGCTGGCGCGCCCCGGCGACGGCCGCGTGGCGATGGCGGCCCGGGCCGGCGAGGACGGCCGGGTGCGCCTGGGGCGCGACATGGGCCTGGCCGGGCGCGAGGTGGAGGTGCGGGCGCACAACGGCGGGCGCACCGGGGCGTTCACGGGGCGGCTGCCGGCCACCGGCGCGGTCACGGTGACGCTCTCGCCCGGCGCCGCGCTGGAGGGCGTCGTCCGCGGCGCCGGGGCGCCGGTGAAGGGGTTCGCGCTCGAGGTCGCCTCGCAGCCGGGGCCGGAGGGCTGGCGCACGCTCGAGGTGCACCGCTTCGCCGGCGACCGGTTCGAGCTGGGCGACCTGCCCGCCGGGCCGCTGCGCGTCGCGGTGCGCGCGGCGGACGGGAGGCGCGGCGAGGCCGAGGTGCGGCTCGCGGCCGGCGAGGTGCGGCGGCTGGAGGTCGCGGTCTCGGCGGCGGTCCCGGCGCGCGCCCCCGGCGGCCGCTGA
- a CDS encoding HNH endonuclease translates to MDNAAEFTKRLVELLRAERHAMAEFLVALAEFDRRRLWRERGHNSLFSFLHRELKLSAGSAQLRKTAAALIQRYPAVEGALREGKLCLSSVCELAKVVTPETCAEILPRFFGLSSRDAAAVAASIRPVENPPRREVVVPLRLAVPAALPAKASGDAAPARVDLFHAHETRPVSPATEPATPIPAADCVAVPVAKPSSVDWLDSDQARMHLTVSKAFLKKLDAARDTLSHSVPGATRENVLEAALDLLIADRDRRKGLTARPQKNVRPSKPDHVSAHVRREVWERDGGRCTFVLASGERCGSTHQLELDHVVPRACGGASRADNLRIRCRGHNLEEARRVFGDGLIVAYAPGRCAGSP, encoded by the coding sequence ATGGACAACGCTGCCGAGTTCACGAAGCGTCTCGTCGAGCTACTCCGGGCGGAGCGGCACGCGATGGCGGAGTTCCTCGTCGCGCTGGCGGAGTTCGACCGGCGACGGCTGTGGCGGGAGCGGGGGCATAACTCGCTGTTCTCGTTCCTCCATCGGGAGCTGAAGCTCTCGGCGGGTTCGGCCCAGCTGCGGAAGACGGCTGCCGCGCTCATCCAGCGCTATCCCGCGGTGGAGGGCGCGCTCCGGGAGGGCAAGCTGTGCCTCTCCTCGGTCTGCGAGCTGGCGAAGGTGGTGACGCCGGAGACCTGCGCCGAGATCCTGCCTCGGTTCTTCGGGCTTTCGAGTCGCGATGCGGCAGCGGTCGCTGCTTCCATCCGGCCGGTCGAGAACCCTCCGCGACGCGAGGTCGTCGTGCCGCTCCGGCTCGCGGTGCCGGCTGCGCTTCCGGCGAAGGCCTCGGGCGACGCGGCCCCCGCGCGGGTCGATCTATTTCATGCGCATGAAACGCGACCCGTCTCCCCTGCCACCGAGCCGGCCACGCCGATCCCGGCAGCGGACTGTGTTGCGGTACCGGTCGCAAAGCCCAGCTCCGTCGACTGGCTCGACTCCGACCAGGCGCGGATGCACCTCACCGTTTCCAAGGCGTTCCTGAAGAAGCTCGACGCCGCCCGGGATACGCTCTCGCACTCCGTGCCCGGCGCCACCCGCGAGAACGTCCTCGAGGCGGCGCTCGATCTGCTCATCGCCGACCGCGACCGGCGGAAGGGGCTCACGGCTCGGCCGCAGAAGAACGTTCGCCCTTCGAAGCCGGACCACGTCTCGGCCCACGTTCGGCGAGAGGTCTGGGAGCGCGACGGCGGGCGGTGCACCTTCGTCCTCGCGTCCGGCGAGCGATGCGGCTCCACCCATCAACTCGAGCTCGACCACGTCGTCCCGCGCGCGTGCGGCGGGGCCTCGAGGGCGGACAACCTTCGCATCCGCTGCCGTGGCCACAACCTCGAGGAGGCGAGGCGGGTCTTCGGCGACGGGCTCATCGTCGCCTACGCGCCGGGGCGCTGCGCCGGCTCGCCTTGA
- a CDS encoding MFS transporter: MRRETAALYAGTVAVYADMYVTQPVLPVISREFGVGPARAGLTVSAVVLAVAAASSFYGPLADALGRRRVMAGATAMLALATLACAFAPSFSVLLVLRAMQGVLVPGVTAVSVAYAGDRFRNADLPAVVGGIIAASVVGGLAGRVISGAITANLGWRAAFVAFAAVTLFAAIALARGLAPATGAPVIGWATATRGMLGHLRDPPLLGAYLVGASLFFGWIGIFTYLPYHLAGPPWHLTTGQISAVYLVYAAGVVASPIAGRLAGRIPPRRLIGIGLVVEALGMIAALAGSLPLAIAGLLVLVLGTFTAQAVAPGFVNVTARTAKGGASALYLTFYYVGGTLGSAVPGLALHAAGWPGVVATCVAGVGVGFLANWLLCGRPPRGRAPV; this comes from the coding sequence GTGCGACGAGAGACGGCGGCGCTCTACGCGGGGACGGTCGCGGTCTACGCGGACATGTACGTCACGCAGCCGGTGCTGCCGGTCATCTCGCGCGAGTTCGGGGTGGGGCCGGCGCGGGCGGGGCTCACCGTCTCCGCGGTCGTCCTCGCGGTCGCGGCGGCCTCCTCCTTCTACGGGCCGCTCGCGGACGCGCTGGGGCGGCGGCGCGTGATGGCGGGGGCCACCGCGATGCTCGCGCTCGCCACGCTGGCCTGCGCCTTCGCGCCCTCCTTCTCCGTGCTGCTCGTGCTCCGGGCGATGCAGGGGGTGCTGGTGCCGGGCGTCACGGCGGTCTCGGTGGCGTACGCGGGCGACCGGTTCCGCAACGCGGACCTGCCGGCGGTGGTGGGCGGGATCATCGCGGCCTCGGTGGTGGGCGGGCTGGCGGGCCGCGTGATCTCGGGCGCCATCACCGCGAACCTCGGGTGGCGCGCGGCGTTCGTCGCGTTCGCGGCGGTGACGCTCTTCGCCGCGATCGCGCTCGCGCGCGGGCTCGCGCCGGCCACGGGCGCGCCGGTGATCGGCTGGGCCACGGCGACCCGCGGCATGCTCGGGCACCTGCGCGACCCGCCGCTGCTCGGCGCCTACCTGGTGGGCGCGTCGCTATTCTTCGGCTGGATCGGGATCTTCACCTACCTGCCGTACCACCTCGCCGGCCCGCCCTGGCACCTCACCACGGGCCAGATCTCGGCGGTCTACCTGGTGTACGCGGCGGGCGTGGTCGCCTCGCCGATCGCGGGGCGGCTCGCGGGGCGCATCCCGCCGCGCCGGCTCATCGGGATCGGGCTGGTGGTCGAGGCGCTCGGCATGATCGCGGCGCTGGCGGGCTCGCTCCCGCTCGCGATCGCGGGCCTGCTGGTGCTGGTGCTCGGGACCTTCACGGCGCAGGCGGTGGCGCCGGGGTTCGTGAACGTGACCGCGCGCACGGCGAAGGGCGGGGCGAGCGCGCTCTACCTCACGTTCTATTACGTGGGCGGGACGCTGGGCTCGGCGGTGCCGGGCCTGGCGCTGCACGCGGCGGGCTGGCCGGGGGTGGTCGCGACCTGCGTGGCGGGGGTGGGCGTGGGCTTCCTCGCGAACTGGCTGCTGTGCGGAAGGCCCCCGCGCGGGCGCGCGCCGGTGTAG
- a CDS encoding 4a-hydroxytetrahydrobiopterin dehydratase gives MDLDFAKRKCVPCEGGIPALAPDAVDAGLRGLDGWDAQQGKTRLHKHLRFDDFVAAMKFVNAMADLAEAEGHHPDFCVLYATVDVTLWTHAVGGLSENDFILAAKLDRLREAAAARR, from the coding sequence ATGGACCTGGACTTCGCGAAGAGGAAGTGCGTGCCGTGCGAGGGCGGCATCCCCGCGCTCGCGCCGGACGCGGTGGACGCGGGGCTGCGCGGGCTCGACGGGTGGGACGCGCAGCAGGGGAAGACGCGGCTCCACAAGCACCTGCGCTTCGACGACTTCGTCGCGGCCATGAAGTTCGTGAACGCGATGGCCGACCTCGCCGAGGCCGAGGGGCACCACCCGGACTTCTGCGTGCTGTACGCCACCGTGGACGTGACGCTCTGGACGCACGCGGTGGGCGGGCTCTCCGAGAACGACTTCATCCTCGCCGCCAAGCTCGACCGGCTGCGCGAGGCCGCCGCCGCGCGGCGGTGA
- a CDS encoding metallophosphoesterase produces the protein MSRSALSFAVFLAVVLSILGGMHAYLWLRLVRDPGLPEPWRRTGTVLLALLAVAIPVGMFSVRLASGWAARWLPVAAFTWLGLAFILFCAVAAIDLARLSAQLALFMGDWLRQVPDPPADPGRRLFVARAVAGGAVIAAGGSAALAFRSATGPAEIHEVAVRLDRLPPALSGLTIAQISDLHVGPAIREREVRRVVEQTNALRPDVVAITGDLVDGSVRELGHAVAELARLRARHGVFFVTGNHEYYSGVDAWVAELQRLGIRVLRNERVTVGDAGASIDLAGVDDWSSGQFGNGHGMNLPRALDGRDPDRSLVLLAHQPRAIGEAVRAGVELQLSGHTHGGQIFPFNLLVRAAYPYVKGLYPHAEGSAHGQIFVSRGTGYWGPPMRLGSPPEIARIVLT, from the coding sequence GTGTCGCGCTCCGCCCTGTCCTTCGCGGTCTTCCTCGCCGTCGTCCTGTCCATCCTCGGCGGCATGCACGCCTACCTGTGGCTCCGCCTGGTGCGCGACCCGGGGCTGCCGGAGCCGTGGCGGCGGACCGGCACGGTGCTCCTCGCCCTGCTCGCCGTCGCCATCCCGGTGGGCATGTTCTCGGTGCGGCTCGCGTCCGGCTGGGCGGCGCGCTGGCTGCCCGTCGCCGCGTTCACCTGGCTCGGGCTCGCGTTCATCCTGTTCTGCGCGGTGGCCGCCATCGACCTCGCCCGGCTCTCCGCCCAGCTGGCCCTGTTCATGGGCGACTGGCTGCGCCAGGTCCCCGACCCTCCCGCCGACCCGGGCCGCCGGCTGTTCGTGGCGCGCGCGGTGGCGGGCGGGGCGGTGATCGCGGCGGGCGGCTCGGCCGCGCTCGCGTTCCGGAGCGCCACCGGGCCGGCCGAGATCCACGAGGTCGCGGTCCGGCTGGACCGGCTGCCGCCGGCGCTGTCCGGGCTCACCATCGCGCAGATCTCCGACCTGCACGTGGGGCCCGCCATCCGCGAGCGCGAGGTGCGCCGGGTGGTGGAGCAGACGAACGCGCTCCGCCCCGACGTCGTGGCCATCACCGGAGACCTGGTGGACGGCAGCGTGCGCGAGCTGGGTCACGCGGTGGCGGAGCTGGCCCGCCTGCGGGCGCGGCACGGCGTGTTCTTCGTGACCGGCAACCACGAGTACTACTCCGGCGTGGACGCCTGGGTGGCGGAGCTGCAGCGCCTCGGCATCCGCGTGCTGCGCAACGAGCGCGTCACGGTCGGCGACGCGGGCGCGTCGATCGACCTCGCCGGCGTGGACGACTGGAGCTCGGGCCAGTTCGGGAACGGCCACGGCATGAACCTGCCGCGCGCGCTGGACGGGCGCGACCCGGACCGGAGCCTGGTGCTGCTCGCGCACCAGCCGCGCGCGATCGGCGAGGCGGTGCGGGCCGGCGTGGAGCTGCAGCTCTCCGGCCACACGCACGGCGGGCAGATCTTCCCGTTCAACCTGCTGGTCCGGGCCGCGTATCCGTACGTGAAGGGGCTGTACCCGCACGCCGAGGGGAGCGCCCACGGACAGATCTTCGTGTCGCGCGGCACCGGGTACTGGGGACCGCCCATGCGGCTCGGCTCGCCGCCCGAGATCGCCCGGATCGTCCTGACCTGA
- a CDS encoding rhodanese-like domain-containing protein, with protein MIRISTEEAAQLIAQGGYDLVDVREPHEWAGGHIPGARHVPLGALARAPADHLTRDRVIFVCGHGMRSQTACAIARGAGLSQVFSVDGGVVGWAAEGRPLAA; from the coding sequence ATGATCCGGATCTCGACCGAGGAAGCGGCGCAGCTCATCGCGCAGGGCGGCTACGACCTGGTGGACGTGCGCGAGCCGCACGAGTGGGCCGGCGGACACATCCCCGGCGCGCGGCACGTGCCGCTCGGCGCGCTCGCCCGCGCCCCCGCCGACCACCTGACGCGCGACCGCGTCATCTTCGTCTGCGGCCACGGCATGCGCAGCCAGACCGCGTGCGCCATCGCCCGCGGGGCCGGCCTGAGCCAGGTGTTCAGCGTGGACGGCGGCGTGGTGGGCTGGGCCGCCGAGGGCCGGCCGCTGGCCGCCTGA
- a CDS encoding gamma-glutamylcyclotransferase family protein, whose protein sequence is MSLPVVGKAHEASAAQPFTWFVYGSSLDPEAFAAWARDHGYAPPDLGQGRPAALPGFRLAFDVVSRFWGGAVASLTEAEGETVEGLALALPGAARGMVEHKEGVISGLYAPQEVTLRLADGTEARAVAFRAAPERRLPRDAPPSPAYLDAVIRGARAAGLSAAWLRTLEALRAAR, encoded by the coding sequence ATGTCCCTCCCCGTCGTCGGCAAGGCGCACGAGGCCAGCGCCGCCCAGCCCTTCACCTGGTTCGTGTACGGCTCCTCGCTCGATCCCGAGGCGTTCGCCGCCTGGGCGCGCGATCACGGCTACGCGCCCCCCGACCTCGGCCAGGGCCGGCCCGCGGCGCTCCCCGGGTTCCGGCTCGCGTTCGACGTCGTGTCGCGCTTCTGGGGCGGCGCGGTGGCGAGCCTGACGGAGGCGGAGGGGGAGACGGTGGAGGGGCTGGCGCTCGCGCTGCCGGGCGCCGCGCGCGGGATGGTCGAGCACAAGGAGGGCGTCATCTCCGGCCTGTATGCGCCGCAGGAGGTGACGCTGCGGCTCGCGGACGGGACGGAGGCGCGCGCCGTCGCGTTCCGCGCCGCGCCGGAGCGCCGGCTGCCCCGCGACGCGCCGCCCTCGCCCGCCTACCTCGACGCGGTGATCCGCGGGGCGCGCGCGGCGGGGCTGTCCGCGGCGTGGCTCCGCACGCTCGAGGCGCTGCGCGCGGCGCGCTGA